In the genome of Stomoxys calcitrans chromosome 4, idStoCalc2.1, whole genome shotgun sequence, the window TTCCTAATCGCCctctatatcggaccatatctttataaaacccccatataaaccgatttcccgaattgatttcttgaacctaaAGAGGACGCAATTGAAATCCGATTTACCTCAAACCGGTTTCGCAGAGGTTCGCATGTCCGccgatgacgctgaatgcctgggttcgaatccaggcgagaccatcagaaaaaattttctctttaaagaggtgtcgcactgcgacacgctgttcggactcggccccttatcattgagcttaaaacttgaatcggactgcactcattgatatgtgagaagtttgcccctgttcattagtggaatgttcatgggcaaaatttgtattttttggtttattttataccctccaaaatTCTTGTCTATTTATCCATTTATCCATCCTCCCGATGTTACttcctaagcctctagagttctGTTTTTGGAAACTAATTTctcctataacctccaacatccaagcaTGTTCTGAATACGTCTCTATTgcctccatataaacggatcatccgactttacttcttaagtAGAAGTGCTAGAAGTAATTACAattcctaagttcggccgtgctgaaCTTTGCATATCCACCAGCatggatatattttttatttgcctggaacatcgggcattgtatcaagcataacacagtgtccatagacgccgcatgaccaaaggaaAAGTTCTCTTAGCTTTCTTACCTCACATGAgctgtcattaaaatttgtctagccacaatgtctagaggcgTTAGGTATAGTATAAAattcagatggtgtcgttccagtgtggctgtgatgtaCAAAGAAACCATCTTTTGGATCTGGCTGAGTAGTGGCCAGTAATTGggcttttgaagcaccgtccaccagaccataataccatatagtattatgggtctgacaactgcagtatatacccagtgtatGATAGGCAGTtttaaaccccaacttttgtcaatggctcccTTGTagttgtatagggcaagagttgcctttcttgtcctctccaaattgttttatttgatgttcgATTTCCTGTCTTACACCCAAACACCCacacctgatttagctgaaaattggtacagtgagttgcatcaGACGCATACACATTATTACCGAATATTTTGCCGATCGAACCATTTTTTGACATAACtcacatttagaccgatctctatctgcacactatctgtatctgtatctgttaCCAAATTACCTATGCTGTCGATGTGAGAGTATGTGCCTGTACTAAAGCCATCGATCTGAAAATCTCGATTCGCTCATACTCACCTCTTACCATTTCTTTCTTGTTTCTCCCTTTTGCTTTTCTCTCGATGACTTTACTATACTGACTGCACGGTTCAAGGTCTTGTGCGACGCAGTGTGTAAATgatctctctaggcgctcgtaaaaTATATACTTGGTCATTTCGTCTTTGTCTTCGGTCGTGGTCGTGGTCATAGCCACAGATAAGActgatatagaaaaatttggcttttaagcGAATTGTGCCTAATCTCTTATCCACTATGATCATAAATCCACAGCAATATTTATGTTTCAtatcatggcagctatagagTATCTAACTAAactatataaagtttttttttttttttgaatttattcagAACTTAGAGAAGAGATACTcatcttatttttgtttttaataaaatttcaggAGGCAAGCCAGCAAATGGCAATGTTTCCGAGAATGCGCCTGCCGATGCAATTGAAACTGACACCCCAGTTGccaccaaatcgaatgagattgAAGATAAGCCAACTAGCGAAAAGGCAAGAGATTTTGTGTCAGCCATTACACCAAGCAAACTTAGTGATGAACCAGTAAATAATGGAGAAGTTGAAGCAACAAATGTTTCCGAGGCTGAAGGACAAGTAAAGGTATGTGCATAAAACCcttgaaaattattaaaaagaGCTAAAAAAAACATTCCTTCAATATAACAGAAATTGCCCTATCCCAAATCGGTATTCTTCATCATCAGTAATGAATTCTGTGAACGTTTCAACTACTATGGCATGAGAAGTAAGTTTAAGAGTCTATGTCTAAGAGTTACCTCCTCAGTgctaatattgattttttttttttttgataatttccAGCAATTTTGGTTTTATATCTAAGTCGTCAATTGGATTATAGCGATGATACGGCCACTGTGATCTTCCACATCTTCACCATGTTTGTATATTTCCTGTGTATTTTGGGTGCCATTATTTCGGACAGTTGGCTGGGCAAATTCAAGACAATTCTATATCTCTCTTTGGTCTATGTATGCGGTTCTGTTTTGATTACATTGGGTGCTATACCTCCGTTGAATTTGCCGGCCACAACGTTTACCATGTTAGGTCTGTCACTGATAGCATTGGGTTCAGGTGGTATAAAACCTTGTGTTTCGGCCTTTGGTGGTGATCAATTCAAGATGCCGGAACAAATCAAGCAAATGACCACGTTCTTTTCGCTGTTCTATTTCTCCATCAATGCGGGTTCATTGATTTCGACAACAGTAACACCGATCTTGCGTGAAGATGTGGCTTGTTTTGGTGAAAAGGAATGTTATTCTCTGGCCTTTGGTGTGCCAGCTGTATTGATGGCAGTTTCGATTGGTAAATTCTAGCGTAATTTtcacaaataacaaaaataaaaacgatttgGACTATTTTCAGTGATTTTCGTTTTGGGTCGTCCTTTGTACAAGAGCAAACCTCCAGCAGGCAATATGGTGGTGTTGGTCAGCAAAACAATTGGTGTAAGTATTTCTTCTTTCTAATGCCTAAATATGACCAGCTGATGACTTTTATTTCACTTAATATGTGAAGGAGAAgaaatatgacagttatatattACGCAAGAACAATAAAAAACATATGTCATTCTGTAAAAAAAGAACAGTTAGACTGGGCTAGATTATTGAAGGtatgccctgttccttattggaatgttcatgggaaatttagtagtattgTGTGATTTCTTTCATGATTGGGATCATCTTTCATCTGACCTATTTGGTGACACTACTGGCACTACGATTTATTATTTTCCTATCTCTACCTTTCCTTTCGGATAACGTCCAGGTTATTTGGTTTTTAATAATGAGTAGGTCAACTTTTCGTATGCGCTACATCCACCAAATATTTTCAATCAAAGGATCTCGATGAAGAAGAAATGTAGAGTTAGGAtaggctgaaaagagggtgcggattttATCCACTCCATCCCACTATTGACATACCTAAGCCGGTAATttgcttgttgtgcgttcttaaTATAGGGTTAgtattgggtagcccaaaaagtaattgcggattttttaaaagaaagtaaatgcatttttaataaaacttagaatgaactttaatcaaatatacttttttacactttttttctaaaccaagctaaaagtaacagctgataactgacagaagaaagaatgcaattacagagtcacaagttgtgaaaaactttgtcaacgccgacaatatgaaaaatccgcaattcccACCAtctaaaaaagtattttattatgaggaTTTTCCTGAGAGTCTAAATTGAAATTCATTTACTGTGCAGGTAGTCTTTATGAATAATGCTTTCGAATAGCTAGAACTAGTAGTCAGTTGCAGCTCACGCTCAAAGACAATCTATCTTAAGAAAGTAACCGTTTAGATTGGTCTACAGATTTGATTTCGTAGCCCAtcgaattactttttgggcaacccaatagtattacTAACCATCCACACCGACCCACCAtctaaaaaagtattttattatgaggaTTTTCCTGAGAGTCTAAATTGAAATTCATTTACTGTGCAGGTAGTCTTTATGAATAATGCTTTCGAATAGCTAGAACTAGTAGTCAGTTGCAGCTCACGTTTAAAGACAATCTATCTTAAGAAAGTAACTGTTTAGATTGGTCTACAGATTTGATTTCGTAGCCCATCGAAGTTTAATTTCTTCCTATTCCACTTCTGAGTTGAGTTGAGTCTATTGGTTGGGTTGGTTCAATGAAATGGCGAATTCTATAAGCTTTCCTTATTGGTCCACAAGGTAAACATTTTCGAAAAGGCTCCAAATATAAAAGAATTCTttgacttggcttcttgagctcgcATATGATTCAATTGTTGTTGTATTAATTGTTTAATTCTATGCACtttcacatttattttcccTAACAGAATGCCATTTCCACCAAATGGAAGGAGAAGAAAACCAATCCCCGTGAACATTGGTTGGACTATGCCGATAAGAAATATGACCGTCAATTGATTGAGGATGTCAAAGTGTTGATGCGTGTTTTGGTCTTGTATCTGCCACTGCCTATTTTCTGGGCTTTGTTCGATCAGCAAGGTTCTCGCTGGACTTTCCAAGCCACACGTATGGATGGTGACATGGGCTCATGGGACATTAAACCCGATCAATTGCAAGTGTTGAATCCCTTGTTGATTTTGGTCTTCATTCCTTTGTATGATGTGGCCTTCTATCCTGCCTTGAGTTTGATTGGCATTCGTCGTCCTTTACAAAAGTTGACTATGGGTGGTATTTTGGCTGGTGTGGCGTTTATCATTTCTGGTGTTGTAGAATTAGAATTGGAGGTAAGTGCATGAATATAGATTTGTATGGTGTATGGTTTGTGGTTGTTATGTGGTGGGTTTTTGAGTTACATCTCTTATGTGAAAGATGTCATacctcaaagaaattttgtgttaGTTTTAAGCAATCATCGGTAATGATACATTTAAAGTTAAGACTATAGAGATAAGTACGACAAAATTGTTATATCTACATTAGAGTGTTCCAAAAatcataaagtttttttttttgaatgcatatcctcaatttttttccttttgaacccaataagcaaaatacgaaatattatggcgatcggttaGCGATAAACCGTGCCGCCACAACGTCCAAAGTTGAATGTAGTGCTTTCTCAGGAatccagttgagtattttaggtcctagcatgaaattggtaaactaagtacacatttatatggaatttattacaaaagCACAAACAATACCCTGCCCCACTActgtggctgtgataaaatgttTAGTAAATCGCGAAtttcccattaaggaacaaggccAAAGTTTGcccttataaaatttttagttcGACACAGAAATTCTTGCTGATTTGGCTTAGCAATGTCCTTCTGTCCGCATATTCTTTCTGTGCTGATAGTGCGTCTTTTGTTGGAACTAAGGtgaagatcgcatttgttatacAATCATTACAATCGGATTTACGTATATCACTTTTTTTAAGCCCAAAGACAAACGCTATCGTTTtaattcagatttaaatatagttcccatataaacaatttgcccgatttacacttattagGGCGAagttattacaattttcaaccgatttgcacgatATCTGGTATGAAGTGTTTCATTACTCATCTGGAAGCCTCtatcaaatttcatgaaaattggttcagatttagatatagctcccatattaagaTAGTAGCCGAAGTTAAATTATTGGGCTGTCGTTTCTGTAGATTGAAAACTATAATGGGAACTACATGATAtcacaatctgaaccgattttgataaaatttagctttagttagtgcaaatcgggcgaattatatatatgagagctatatctaaatcggatccAAAATTAATAACGTGTACCTCTGGATAAAAAAAGTGATATATGGAAATTTTCGTGacgattggataacaaatgcgatctccacCTTTGTTACAAGAAAACGACAAACTATCAGCACAAAAAGGATAcgcggacatggctaagccgaAACAGCAGGCCTTAACAGACTGTTATGCTACTAAAATATAAAAGAGTGGTTTttcaagagctataggaaattaaaaaaaatcacgcacataaaatttagaaaaatgcatgaaatctttattttaatcgatagtac includes:
- the LOC106093306 gene encoding peptide transporter family 1 isoform X2, whose product is MADDNGGKPANGNVSENAPADAIETDTPVATKSNEIEDKPTSEKARDFVSAITPSKLSDEPVNNGEVEATNVSEAEGQVKKLPYPKSVFFIISNEFCERFNYYGMRTILVLYLSRQLDYSDDTATVIFHIFTMFVYFLCILGAIISDSWLGKFKTILYLSLVYVCGSVLITLGAIPPLNLPATTFTMLGLSLIALGSGGIKPCVSAFGGDQFKMPEQIKQMTTFFSLFYFSINAGSLISTTVTPILREDVACFGEKECYSLAFGVPAVLMAVSIVIFVLGRPLYKSKPPAGNMVVLVSKTIGNAISTKWKEKKTNPREHWLDYADKKYDRQLIEDVKVLMRVLVLYLPLPIFWALFDQQGSRWTFQATRMDGDMGSWDIKPDQLQVLNPLLILVFIPLYDVAFYPALSLIGIRRPLQKLTMGGILAGVAFIISGVVELELEKTYPTLPSDHISQLRIFNGEDCAYTMMTNIPSVAEINIDRHGYYVNKNIPVPGSNFNLEYSFSLTEGQNCPEFDAGVYQINSKEAHTLFMNSRNGSTPLIWYEDYVNKPSRGSPLARTLSNVEPGRNIEWKLTKKGTIEYEETAYVQNLTELSTGDYIITVDGVEAYQTTLQTGGVYTLMIEEVGNGQYWANIFIVTEPNSMNILWLIPQYVVMTLGEVMFSVTGLEFSYSQAPVAMKSVLQACWLLTVAVGNVIVVIIAELALFDSQASEFFLFAGLMFVDMILFMFMAYRYVPNDPNKVAEAEPLTGNEKEPLKLEGIDNKAVDTKE
- the LOC106093306 gene encoding peptide transporter family 1 isoform X1 → MADDNGGKPANGNVSENAPADAIETDTPVATKSNEIEDKPTSEKARDFVSAITPSKLSDEPVNNGEVEATNVSEAEGQVKKLPYPKSVFFIISNEFCERFNYYGMRTILVLYLSRQLDYSDDTATVIFHIFTMFVYFLCILGAIISDSWLGKFKTILYLSLVYVCGSVLITLGAIPPLNLPATTFTMLGLSLIALGSGGIKPCVSAFGGDQFKMPEQIKQMTTFFSLFYFSINAGSLISTTVTPILREDVACFGEKECYSLAFGVPAVLMAVSIVIFVLGRPLYKSKPPAGNMVVLVSKTIGNAISTKWKEKKTNPREHWLDYADKKYDRQLIEDVKVLMRVLVLYLPLPIFWALFDQQGSRWTFQATRMDGDMGSWDIKPDQLQVLNPLLILVFIPLYDVAFYPALSLIGIRRPLQKLTMGGILAGVAFIISGVVELELEKTYPITPSAGYIQLRIFNGIPDCSYTINSNLTGFEEIPINGFGKEFEHFIHLENTSVSVFYTIKEQKDCPKLSGGVYEFKEKTAYSIFLKDKINAQVPFIYREQMEKPSRANPLVRNLANIDADTDIVWKSHKSGDVESSKKADDRKIMELRATNYDVLVDNVEMQEAQLRHGGVYALIVGVANNGSTLTKLEEVIPPNSMNILWLVPQYVVMTLGEVMFSVTGLEFSYSQAPLAMKSVLQACWLLTVAFGNVIVVIVAEAKIFKSQASEFFLFAGLMFADMIVFMWVAYRYKPNNPILSESTQNLIDDQPETSKDASIAKNNNYDFQQREQQKQRVPRYTKRQQVD